A part of Paenibacillus sp. 481 genomic DNA contains:
- the purT gene encoding formate-dependent phosphoribosylglycinamide formyltransferase, producing MTIGAPLCPQAKKMMLLGAGELGKEVIIEAQRLGVETIAVDRYPNAPAMQVAHRSYVVDMLDANALKELVYAERPDIIVPEIEAIATSALVELEQEGYRVAPTAKATQLTMDREGIRRLAAEDLGLPTARYAFANSLEELHAAVAEIGVPCVIKPIMSSSGKGQSVCRELADVERCWTYAMDGARAKSARVIVESFVSFESEITLLTVRSVSGTVFCPPIGHVQQDGDYVESWQPHPMSAHQLEQAQEIARAVTDALGGYGLYGVELFLTADGVVFSEVSPRPHDTGLVTLVSQDLSEFALHVRAVLGYPVHHVQLMTPGASAVIKATQLCTNYAFHGVEEALQQPHTQVRLFGKAEARPGRRVGVCVSGAEQVEQARARAKAAAQSITISYS from the coding sequence ATGACAATCGGGGCACCTTTATGTCCGCAAGCGAAAAAGATGATGCTGCTAGGAGCGGGTGAGCTTGGCAAGGAAGTTATAATTGAAGCACAGCGGCTTGGGGTGGAGACGATTGCTGTTGACAGGTATCCAAATGCGCCTGCCATGCAAGTGGCACATCGTAGTTATGTGGTGGATATGCTTGATGCAAATGCATTAAAAGAGCTTGTTTATGCAGAGAGACCCGATATTATCGTGCCAGAAATAGAAGCGATTGCAACTTCGGCACTGGTAGAGCTAGAGCAGGAAGGCTATCGCGTCGCGCCAACAGCCAAGGCTACACAGCTTACGATGGATCGTGAGGGGATTCGCCGTTTAGCTGCTGAGGATCTTGGATTGCCGACGGCTCGATATGCATTCGCTAATAGTTTGGAAGAGTTGCACGCAGCGGTAGCAGAAATCGGCGTGCCTTGTGTCATTAAGCCGATTATGAGCTCCTCTGGCAAGGGACAGAGCGTCTGTCGGGAGCTGGCTGACGTTGAGCGCTGCTGGACATATGCGATGGATGGCGCACGTGCTAAATCAGCGCGAGTCATTGTCGAATCATTCGTGTCGTTTGAGTCTGAAATTACGCTGCTGACCGTTCGTTCCGTGTCCGGCACTGTTTTTTGTCCGCCAATTGGACATGTGCAGCAGGACGGCGATTATGTCGAATCGTGGCAGCCGCATCCGATGAGTGCGCATCAGTTGGAACAGGCGCAGGAAATCGCACGTGCGGTTACAGATGCGTTAGGCGGATATGGACTGTACGGCGTTGAGTTATTTTTGACGGCAGATGGTGTCGTCTTTAGTGAAGTGTCGCCGCGACCGCATGATACAGGGCTTGTAACGTTAGTGAGTCAGGACTTATCTGAGTTTGCGCTCCATGTGCGTGCGGTGCTGGGATATCCGGTTCATCACGTACAGTTGATGACACCTGGGGCGTCAGCTGTCATCAAAGCGACGCAGCTCTGCACGAACTACGCCTTCCATGGTGTGGAGGAGGCGCTACAGCAGCCACATACACAGGTGCGCTTGTTCGGCAAAGCAGAAGCACGGCCTGGTAGACGTGTGGGCGTGTGTGTAAGTGGGGCTGAGCAGGTAGAACAGGCACGAGCGCGCGCTAAAGCTGCTGCACAATCGATTACGATATCGTACTCATAA
- a CDS encoding ABC transporter ATP-binding protein has product MSQMNSSIKNSLNSDSANEFAQQKANRRTRFVYQDDNAIEKPFNWSQMRRLLVYMKPYKRQLLPLLFVFMLIGTLTKLAIPFLISYAIDHAIAPKDAAPSLRLLYTVAGFILGLYVVQWIANSFRIKFMNVIGQRIIYDLRADLFKHIQKLSFGFYDKRPAGSVLVRITNDVNSLQELFTNGALILLLDCVQLLGIVIILLFYNVQLALAVMITVPIMFIISTRLRQHIRSAWQDVRIKQSRINSHLNEAIQGMRVTQAYTQEQANMDYFKTMNTINKKSWDRATTLNQTFGPVIEITSAIGAFILFWYGSHLVQTGVITVGILFGFAQYIGNFWEPINRLGMMYSQMLIAMASSERIFEFMDEQPAVAEALQAKTLPQIRGDVQFENIVFEYEAGRPALRGVSLGAQAGQSIALVGHTGSGKSTIINLLCRFYDTTQGRILIDGEDISLVTLESLRSQVGIVLQDTFIFSGTIRDNIRFGRLDATDEEVEAVAKAVYAHQFIAKLPNGYDTEVQERGNALSMGQRQLISFARALLANPRILILDEATASIDTETELHIQEALKTLLQGRTSFIIAHRLSTIRHCDNIIVLDHGTIQEQGTHEQLMKHQGIYFGLIAAQYKYM; this is encoded by the coding sequence ATGAGTCAAATGAACAGCTCCATAAAAAATTCACTGAATAGCGATAGCGCTAACGAATTCGCACAACAGAAAGCGAATCGGCGCACACGCTTCGTCTACCAAGATGACAATGCCATTGAAAAGCCATTTAACTGGTCACAAATGCGCCGTCTGCTCGTGTATATGAAGCCTTATAAGCGTCAACTACTGCCGCTGCTATTCGTCTTCATGCTCATTGGCACGTTGACGAAACTTGCGATTCCGTTTCTTATTAGTTATGCGATTGACCATGCTATCGCACCGAAGGACGCAGCCCCATCGCTGCGATTGCTGTATACGGTTGCAGGCTTTATTTTGGGACTGTACGTCGTTCAATGGATTGCGAACAGTTTCCGCATTAAATTTATGAACGTAATCGGCCAGCGTATTATTTATGATTTGCGGGCAGATTTGTTCAAACATATTCAAAAGCTATCATTTGGTTTCTATGATAAACGTCCAGCAGGCTCTGTTCTCGTACGCATTACGAACGATGTTAACTCCTTACAGGAGCTGTTTACGAATGGGGCTCTTATTTTGCTGCTTGATTGTGTACAACTGCTCGGCATTGTTATCATCTTACTGTTCTATAACGTGCAGTTGGCGTTGGCCGTTATGATTACGGTTCCAATTATGTTCATCATCTCCACCCGTTTGCGCCAGCATATTCGTTCCGCGTGGCAAGATGTGCGGATAAAGCAGTCGCGAATCAACTCGCATTTAAATGAGGCGATTCAAGGTATGCGAGTCACGCAAGCGTATACGCAAGAGCAGGCGAATATGGATTATTTTAAGACGATGAACACGATTAATAAAAAATCTTGGGACCGTGCGACCACGCTCAATCAGACGTTTGGGCCTGTCATCGAGATTACGAGTGCAATCGGCGCCTTTATTTTGTTCTGGTACGGTTCGCATTTAGTGCAAACGGGCGTCATCACGGTCGGTATCTTGTTCGGTTTTGCGCAATATATCGGAAACTTCTGGGAGCCAATCAATCGTTTAGGCATGATGTACTCGCAAATGCTAATTGCAATGGCTTCCTCAGAGCGCATCTTTGAATTTATGGATGAACAGCCTGCGGTTGCGGAAGCTTTGCAGGCGAAGACATTGCCGCAAATTCGTGGGGATGTTCAGTTTGAAAATATCGTATTCGAGTATGAAGCCGGACGCCCAGCGCTGCGAGGTGTATCGTTAGGTGCCCAAGCAGGGCAATCGATTGCGTTGGTAGGTCACACAGGATCGGGGAAAAGTACGATTATCAATTTGCTGTGTAGATTTTACGACACGACACAAGGAAGAATTCTCATTGATGGTGAAGATATTAGCCTCGTGACCTTGGAAAGCTTGCGATCACAGGTAGGCATCGTGCTGCAAGATACGTTTATTTTCTCGGGTACGATTCGTGATAATATCCGCTTTGGCCGCTTAGATGCGACAGATGAAGAGGTCGAAGCGGTGGCGAAGGCTGTGTATGCGCACCAATTTATTGCTAAGCTGCCGAACGGCTACGATACGGAGGTGCAAGAACGAGGCAACGCGCTGTCGATGGGGCAGCGTCAGCTGATTTCATTTGCGCGCGCGTTGCTTGCGAATCCGCGCATCTTAATTTTGGATGAAGCGACGGCAAGCATTGATACGGAGACGGAGCTTCATATCCAAGAAGCGCTTAAAACGTTGCTACAAGGTCGTACATCGTTCATTATTGCCCATCGGTTGTCGACGATTCGTCACTGTGACAACATCATTGTACTTGACCATGGGACGATTCAGGAGCAAGGCACACACGAACAATTAATGAAACATCAAGGTATATATTTCGGATTAATTGCTGCTCAATACAAATATATGTAA